In Salinibacterium sp. dk2585, a single window of DNA contains:
- a CDS encoding F0F1 ATP synthase subunit B — protein sequence MTFELAAAGGGAPEGIELFIPPVYDIVWSAVVFFVILFFFWKFAVPKFSKVLDERSAAIEGNIEKAESAQAEAAAQLEKYNELLAEARSEAGRIREQARLDGITILNELKEQAAAEAARLTANAATQIEAERQAALASLRSEVGVLALDLASSVIGSQLSDDKKAAALVDSFLADLESSESSAGK from the coding sequence ATGACTTTCGAATTGGCTGCGGCTGGGGGAGGGGCCCCCGAGGGGATCGAGCTCTTCATTCCCCCGGTCTACGACATCGTTTGGTCTGCGGTCGTATTCTTTGTCATCCTGTTCTTCTTCTGGAAGTTCGCGGTACCGAAGTTCTCCAAGGTCTTGGACGAGCGTTCGGCCGCGATCGAGGGGAACATCGAGAAGGCTGAGAGTGCACAGGCAGAAGCCGCCGCGCAGCTCGAGAAGTACAACGAGCTTCTCGCAGAGGCGCGGAGCGAGGCCGGCCGGATCCGTGAGCAGGCTCGTCTTGACGGCATCACGATCCTCAATGAGCTGAAGGAGCAGGCCGCGGCCGAGGCCGCCCGACTCACCGCGAACGCGGCAACGCAGATCGAGGCTGAGCGCCAGGCCGCTCTTGCATCGCTCCGCTCTGAGGTTGGCGTGCTCGCACTCGACCTCGCGTCAAGCGTGATCGGCTCGCAGCTCAGCGACGACAAGAAGGCAGCCGCCCTGGTGGACTCCTTCCTCGCCGACCTCGAGTCCTCAGAATCAAGCGCAGGGAAGTAG
- a CDS encoding F0F1 ATP synthase subunit gamma — protein MGAQLRVYRQKIRSAQTTKKITRAMELIAASRIAKAQARMAASTPYSRAITRAVSAVATFSNVDHILTTEPERVDRAAVVIFTSDRGLAGAFNSNVLREAEELATLLRSEGKEVVYYLVGRKAVGYFAFRKRDFVESWVGETDNPVFDTAQEIGQNLVDAFVRPAEEGGVDEIHIVYNRFVSMLTQTPEVVRLLPLEVVEGVEAPDSSELYPLYEFEPEVGDVLDGLLPVYIESRIFNAMLQSATAKHAATQKAMKSASDNADNLILDYTRLANNARQAEITQQISEIVGGADALSSSK, from the coding sequence ATGGGAGCGCAACTTCGGGTCTACCGGCAGAAAATTCGTTCTGCCCAGACGACCAAGAAGATCACCCGTGCCATGGAGCTGATCGCGGCATCGCGCATCGCCAAGGCGCAGGCCCGCATGGCGGCATCGACTCCGTACTCGCGTGCCATCACCCGTGCGGTGTCGGCCGTGGCCACGTTCTCGAATGTCGACCACATCCTGACCACGGAGCCGGAGAGGGTCGACCGCGCAGCGGTCGTCATCTTCACCTCCGACCGCGGACTCGCGGGAGCGTTCAACTCGAACGTTCTCCGCGAGGCCGAAGAGCTTGCCACGCTGCTGCGCAGCGAGGGCAAGGAGGTTGTGTACTACCTCGTCGGGCGCAAGGCCGTTGGCTACTTCGCATTCCGCAAGCGTGACTTTGTCGAGAGCTGGGTGGGCGAGACCGACAACCCGGTGTTCGACACGGCGCAGGAGATCGGGCAAAACCTCGTCGACGCATTCGTGCGTCCGGCAGAGGAGGGCGGCGTTGACGAGATCCACATCGTCTACAACCGCTTCGTGAGCATGTTGACGCAGACTCCCGAGGTTGTTCGTCTCCTGCCCCTTGAGGTTGTCGAGGGTGTCGAGGCGCCGGACTCATCCGAGCTCTACCCGCTGTATGAGTTCGAGCCCGAGGTCGGCGATGTGCTCGACGGCCTGCTTCCTGTCTACATCGAGAGTCGCATCTTCAACGCGATGCTGCAGTCGGCCACGGCGAAGCACGCAGCGACCCAGAAGGCGATGAAGTCTGCGAGCGACAACGCTGACAACCTCATCCTTGACTACACGCGTCTGGCCAACAACGCCCGCCAGGCCGAGATCACCCAACAGATTTCCGAGATCGTGGGCGGCGCTGACGCCCTGTCGAGCTCGAAATAA
- the atpD gene encoding F0F1 ATP synthase subunit beta, which translates to MTNTAPASKKPAARKPAASKKATATVPPVAETGVGRVARVTGPVVDIEFPHDSIPGIYNALKTTVTMAGSSHEITLEVAQHLGDDLVRAIALNPTDGLVRGQEVRDTGAAISVPVGDITKGKVFNVIGEVLNAGPDEKIEITERWPIHRKPPAFDQLESKTELFETGIKVIDLLTPYVQGGKIGLFGGAGVGKTVLIQEMIQRVAQDHGGVSVFAGVGERTREGNDLIHEMEEAGVFDKTALVFGQMDEPPGTRLRVALSALTMAEYFRDVQKQDVLLFIDNIFRFTQAGSEVSTLLGRMPSAVGYQPNLADEMGILQERITSTRGHSITSLQAIYVPADDYTDPAPATTFAHLDATTELSREIASKGLYPAVDPLTSTSRILDPRYLGEDHYRVATTVKQILQKNKELQEIIAILGVDELSEEDKITVSRARRIQQFLSQNTYMAKKFTGVEGSTVPLKDTIESFDAIARGDFDHVAEQAFFNVGAITDVEEKWAQIQKENG; encoded by the coding sequence ATGACCAACACAGCCCCCGCTTCGAAGAAGCCCGCGGCGCGCAAGCCAGCCGCGTCAAAGAAGGCCACCGCCACCGTGCCTCCCGTCGCTGAGACCGGCGTCGGCCGCGTCGCGCGCGTCACGGGGCCCGTCGTCGACATCGAGTTCCCGCACGACTCGATCCCCGGCATCTACAACGCGCTCAAGACCACCGTGACGATGGCGGGCAGCTCGCACGAGATCACGCTCGAGGTTGCGCAGCACCTCGGAGACGACCTCGTTCGCGCGATCGCGCTCAACCCGACTGACGGTCTTGTTCGCGGCCAGGAGGTGCGCGACACGGGGGCTGCGATCTCGGTGCCCGTCGGTGACATCACCAAGGGCAAGGTCTTCAACGTCATCGGTGAGGTGCTCAACGCCGGCCCCGACGAGAAGATCGAGATCACCGAGCGTTGGCCCATCCACCGCAAGCCCCCGGCATTCGACCAGCTCGAGTCGAAGACGGAGCTCTTTGAGACCGGCATCAAGGTCATCGACCTTCTCACCCCCTACGTGCAGGGTGGAAAGATCGGTCTCTTCGGTGGTGCCGGTGTCGGTAAGACCGTCCTGATCCAGGAGATGATCCAGCGCGTCGCGCAGGACCACGGTGGTGTGTCGGTGTTCGCCGGTGTCGGTGAGCGCACCCGTGAGGGCAACGACCTCATCCACGAGATGGAAGAGGCCGGCGTCTTCGACAAGACCGCTCTTGTCTTCGGCCAGATGGACGAGCCGCCGGGAACGCGTCTCCGCGTCGCCCTCTCCGCGCTCACGATGGCGGAGTACTTCCGCGACGTGCAGAAGCAGGACGTGCTGCTCTTCATCGACAACATCTTCCGCTTCACGCAGGCTGGCTCCGAGGTCTCGACCCTTCTCGGTCGTATGCCTTCCGCCGTGGGGTACCAGCCCAACCTTGCCGATGAGATGGGTATCCTCCAGGAGCGCATCACGTCGACCCGTGGCCACTCGATCACGTCGCTCCAGGCCATCTACGTGCCTGCTGACGACTACACCGACCCGGCCCCGGCGACGACCTTCGCGCACCTCGATGCCACGACCGAGCTCAGCCGTGAGATCGCATCGAAGGGTCTCTACCCGGCTGTCGACCCGCTGACCTCGACCTCGCGCATCCTCGACCCCCGGTACTTGGGCGAGGACCACTACCGCGTGGCCACGACGGTCAAGCAGATCCTCCAGAAGAACAAGGAACTGCAGGAGATCATCGCCATCCTCGGTGTCGACGAACTCTCTGAAGAGGACAAGATCACGGTGTCGCGTGCGCGCCGCATCCAGCAGTTCCTCTCGCAGAACACCTACATGGCCAAGAAGTTCACGGGTGTCGAGGGTTCGACCGTGCCGCTCAAGGACACGATCGAGTCGTTCGACGCGATCGCTCGCGGTGACTTCGACCACGTCGCCGAGCAGGCCTTCTTCAACGTGGGTGCGATCACCGACGTCGAGGAGAAGTGGGCACAGATCCAGAAGGAGAACGGCTAG
- a CDS encoding F0F1 ATP synthase subunit delta: MASATRKAQAAARAALQTLEGTSDISLAEELFSAGRAIGSSLQLRTLLAEPAGDAEVKAAAVRAVFGSSLSANALSLLVSIVSERWSRADDLLASIEDVAIRCAADSTDADVASELFAIEQMVTSSPELELSLGSKLASASGKAELVSALLGERVSAATLAIVRHLVQQPRGRRLSRLVTDAARIVAEQENSVLATVSTASPLDDSSRDRLRSALSGRYGNVRFNELVDPSLVGGVRIVIGDEVIDGSVAARLAELRQQLAG, translated from the coding sequence ATGGCATCGGCCACGAGGAAGGCACAGGCGGCGGCTCGCGCCGCGTTGCAGACGTTGGAGGGCACCTCCGATATCTCACTCGCAGAGGAACTGTTCTCTGCCGGGCGGGCGATCGGCTCCTCCCTCCAGCTGAGGACGCTTCTCGCCGAGCCTGCTGGCGACGCGGAAGTGAAGGCGGCGGCTGTTCGCGCAGTCTTCGGCTCCTCGCTGAGCGCGAACGCGCTCTCGCTCCTCGTGAGCATTGTCAGCGAGCGGTGGTCGCGTGCCGACGACCTGCTCGCGAGCATCGAGGACGTCGCCATTCGCTGCGCGGCGGACTCCACCGACGCCGATGTGGCCAGCGAGCTCTTCGCGATCGAGCAGATGGTCACCAGCTCCCCGGAGCTCGAACTCTCACTCGGGTCGAAGCTCGCATCCGCATCCGGCAAGGCAGAGCTGGTGTCGGCGCTGCTTGGTGAGCGCGTCTCGGCCGCGACCCTCGCGATCGTGCGGCACCTGGTGCAGCAGCCGCGAGGGCGTCGGCTGTCGCGTCTGGTCACTGACGCCGCGAGGATCGTCGCGGAGCAGGAGAACAGCGTGCTGGCGACCGTGTCGACGGCATCGCCCCTCGATGACTCCTCGCGTGACCGTCTTCGCAGCGCACTCTCCGGCCGGTACGGCAATGTCAGATTCAATGAACTGGTGGATCCCTCGCTCGTCGGGGGAGTCCGCATCGTGATCGGTGACGAGGTAATCGACGGAAGCGTCGCTGCCCGCCTCGCCGAGCTACGGCAGCAACTCGCCGGCTGA
- a CDS encoding YaaA family protein yields MLLILPPSESKYPGGDERSALDLGRLSFPELQVPRETVLDALGELARDLDAMALALKVGPGLRGEIERNRELRSSATIPAIDRFTGVLFDALDAPSLDQQQREFASATIAIHSALFGLVGAGDPIPAYRLSHDSKLPGISLKRVWVKAIGESLSQREGIILDLRSEAYAALGPIPRRADARFVRVVADDADGRRRALNHFNKKGKGEFVRAFLDDQPEIRTLDELCEWSASVGFPLEPGREGELELVVRNSLAAA; encoded by the coding sequence ATGCTGCTGATCCTTCCCCCCTCGGAGTCCAAGTACCCCGGAGGAGACGAGAGATCAGCACTCGACCTGGGGCGTTTGTCGTTTCCCGAACTGCAGGTGCCGCGCGAGACCGTGCTCGATGCCCTCGGCGAGCTCGCGCGCGACCTCGATGCAATGGCTCTCGCGCTCAAGGTGGGCCCCGGGCTCCGTGGCGAGATCGAGCGGAATCGTGAGCTGCGAAGCTCTGCGACCATCCCCGCGATCGATCGGTTCACCGGGGTGCTCTTCGACGCCCTCGACGCGCCCTCGCTCGACCAGCAGCAGCGCGAGTTTGCCTCTGCCACGATTGCGATCCACTCCGCCCTGTTCGGTCTCGTGGGAGCGGGCGACCCCATCCCGGCGTACCGGCTTTCGCACGACTCCAAGCTGCCCGGAATCTCGCTCAAACGGGTGTGGGTCAAGGCAATCGGCGAATCACTTTCGCAGCGCGAGGGAATCATCCTCGACCTGCGCTCCGAAGCCTATGCGGCGCTCGGGCCGATCCCGCGGCGGGCCGATGCTCGTTTCGTGCGGGTGGTGGCGGATGACGCGGATGGACGTCGGCGCGCGCTCAATCACTTCAACAAGAAGGGCAAGGGCGAGTTCGTAAGGGCATTTCTCGACGACCAACCCGAGATCCGCACGCTCGACGAGCTCTGTGAGTGGTCGGCGTCTGTCGGGTTCCCGCTCGAGCCCGGCCGCGAGGGCGAACTGGAGCTCGTCGTTCGCAACAGCCTCGCTGCGGCCTAG
- the atpE gene encoding ATP synthase F0 subunit C, translated as MDVNVLAEISGNINTVGYGLAAIGPGIGVGIVAGKTVEAMARQPELAGRLQVTMFLGIAFAELLAFIGLAAGFIFS; from the coding sequence GTGGACGTCAACGTTCTCGCGGAGATCAGCGGAAACATCAACACGGTCGGCTACGGCCTCGCTGCCATCGGCCCCGGTATCGGTGTCGGTATTGTCGCGGGCAAGACCGTCGAGGCCATGGCTCGCCAGCCCGAGCTCGCTGGCCGCCTCCAGGTCACGATGTTCCTCGGCATCGCATTCGCTGAGCTCCTGGCCTTCATCGGCCTCGCCGCCGGCTTCATCTTCAGCTAG
- the atpA gene encoding F0F1 ATP synthase subunit alpha yields the protein MADVTISPDEIRNALKDFVQSYDPSKATTTEIGHVVDAADGIAHVEGLPGVMANELIRFADGTLGLALNLDESEVGVVVLGEFSGIEAGQEVTRTGEVLSVPVGDAYLGRVVDPLGTPIDGLGEIAAEGRRALELQAPGVMARKSVHEPMQTGIKAIDAMIPIGRGQRQLIIGDRQTGKTAIAIDTIINQKANWESGDVNKQVRCIYVAIGQKGSTIAAVKGALEEAGAMEYTTIVASPASDPAGFKYLAPYTGSAIGQHWMYGGKHVLIVFDDLSKQAEAYRAVSLLLRRPPGREAYPGDVFYLHSRLLERCAKLSDELGAGSMTGLPLIETKANDVSAYIPTNVISITDGQIFLQSDLFNANQRPAVDVGISVSRVGGDAQVKSIKKVSGTLKLELAQYRSLQAFALFASDLDAASRRQLARGERLTELLRQPQYSPYPVEDQVVSIWAGTNGKLDEVPVEDILRFERELLDYLRRNTKVLDTLRETNVLDDNTVDELSAAVEKFKLEFQTGEGKPLISAGNEQFEELEADEVHQEKIVKQKR from the coding sequence ATGGCAGACGTAACGATCAGCCCGGACGAGATCCGCAATGCTCTCAAGGACTTCGTCCAGTCCTACGACCCGTCGAAGGCCACGACCACCGAGATCGGTCACGTCGTAGACGCTGCGGACGGCATCGCCCACGTCGAGGGACTCCCCGGCGTGATGGCGAACGAGCTCATCCGCTTCGCCGACGGCACGCTCGGCCTCGCCCTCAACCTCGACGAGAGCGAGGTGGGTGTCGTCGTGCTCGGTGAGTTCAGCGGCATCGAGGCCGGCCAGGAGGTGACCCGCACGGGCGAGGTCCTTTCCGTGCCCGTGGGCGACGCCTACCTGGGCCGCGTTGTCGACCCGCTCGGCACCCCCATCGACGGCCTGGGTGAGATCGCAGCCGAAGGCCGCCGCGCCCTTGAGCTCCAGGCTCCCGGCGTCATGGCGCGCAAGTCGGTGCACGAGCCGATGCAGACCGGAATCAAGGCCATCGACGCCATGATCCCGATCGGCCGCGGCCAGCGCCAGCTGATCATCGGTGACCGCCAGACCGGTAAGACCGCCATCGCGATCGACACGATCATCAACCAGAAGGCCAACTGGGAGTCGGGCGACGTCAACAAGCAGGTTCGCTGCATCTACGTCGCGATCGGCCAGAAGGGCTCGACGATCGCCGCGGTCAAGGGCGCTCTCGAAGAGGCCGGCGCGATGGAGTACACGACGATCGTCGCCTCTCCCGCATCCGACCCTGCCGGCTTCAAGTACCTCGCTCCTTACACCGGCTCGGCGATCGGCCAGCACTGGATGTACGGCGGCAAGCACGTGCTCATCGTCTTCGATGACCTGTCGAAGCAGGCTGAGGCATACCGCGCCGTATCGCTCCTCCTCCGTCGCCCGCCGGGACGTGAGGCGTACCCCGGTGACGTCTTCTACCTACACTCCCGCCTGCTGGAGCGTTGTGCCAAGCTCTCCGACGAGCTCGGCGCGGGTTCGATGACGGGGCTCCCGCTCATCGAGACCAAGGCCAACGACGTCTCGGCGTACATTCCGACCAACGTGATCTCGATCACCGACGGCCAGATCTTCCTCCAGTCCGACCTCTTCAACGCCAACCAGCGTCCCGCGGTCGACGTGGGCATCTCGGTGTCGCGAGTCGGTGGTGACGCTCAGGTCAAGTCGATCAAGAAGGTCTCCGGAACCCTGAAGCTCGAGCTCGCCCAGTACCGCTCGCTGCAGGCATTCGCGCTCTTCGCATCGGACCTCGATGCAGCGAGCCGCCGCCAGCTGGCCCGTGGCGAACGCCTCACCGAGCTGCTGCGCCAGCCGCAGTACTCGCCGTACCCCGTCGAGGACCAGGTCGTCTCGATCTGGGCTGGCACGAACGGCAAGCTCGACGAGGTCCCGGTGGAGGACATCCTCCGCTTCGAGCGCGAGCTGCTCGACTACCTGCGTCGCAACACCAAGGTGCTCGACACCCTGCGCGAGACCAACGTGCTCGACGACAACACGGTCGACGAGCTCTCCGCGGCAGTGGAGAAGTTCAAGCTCGAGTTCCAGACGGGCGAGGGCAAGCCGCTCATCTCGGCCGGCAACGAGCAGTTCGAAGAGCTCGAAGCCGACGAGGTCCACCAGGAGAAGATCGTCAAGCAGAAGCGCTGA
- a CDS encoding MraY family glycosyltransferase, producing MIFYVLIGGLSAVVTFVLSFVILKLSLRFRLYPKIRERDVHTRPTPRLGGVAMFIGVLVAFGVASQLDRFHLVFVDPGPVLGLLAGALLIVLIGVADDIWDLDWLTKLTGQMIAAGILVWQGIQLTTLPIGGVTIVPPVTGLVLTVIAVVLVMNAVNFIDGLDGLVAGVAIIANGVFFVYTYILSNGVGESEYFNLASLITVALAGACLGFLPLNWHPARLFMGDAGALLVGLLMAASAISVTGQVDPAALESGRQLLPAFIPILLPFAILIVPLLDFALAVVRRLRAGKSPFSADRQHLHHRLLDMGHSHFHAVLIFYAWTAVVAVGTLLFMFVPFWWALAFVVAGFTLSAWFTLAPLTKRKVLEAAVQNARPGSDVPFDPSFDPLDAAAAEAERAQIPTESERP from the coding sequence ATCATCTTCTATGTGCTCATCGGCGGACTCTCCGCCGTTGTGACGTTCGTGCTCTCCTTCGTGATCCTGAAGCTCAGCCTGCGGTTCCGTCTCTATCCCAAGATCCGGGAACGCGATGTGCACACGCGCCCCACGCCGCGCCTTGGCGGTGTCGCGATGTTCATTGGCGTGCTTGTTGCCTTTGGAGTGGCGTCGCAGCTCGACCGCTTCCATCTCGTCTTCGTCGACCCCGGCCCCGTGCTGGGTCTCCTGGCTGGCGCCCTCCTGATCGTGCTCATCGGCGTCGCCGACGACATCTGGGACCTCGACTGGCTCACGAAGCTGACGGGGCAGATGATCGCGGCCGGCATCCTCGTCTGGCAGGGCATCCAGCTCACGACACTCCCGATCGGGGGAGTCACGATCGTGCCGCCAGTGACGGGTCTCGTCCTCACCGTCATTGCGGTCGTGCTCGTCATGAATGCGGTCAATTTCATTGACGGACTGGACGGGCTTGTCGCTGGCGTCGCGATCATCGCGAATGGCGTCTTCTTCGTCTACACCTACATCCTCTCCAACGGCGTGGGGGAGTCTGAGTACTTCAACCTTGCCTCCCTCATCACGGTGGCCCTCGCGGGCGCGTGCCTCGGCTTCCTGCCCCTCAATTGGCACCCGGCGCGCCTGTTCATGGGGGATGCGGGTGCCCTCCTGGTGGGCCTGCTGATGGCTGCCTCCGCGATCTCCGTGACGGGGCAGGTCGATCCCGCCGCGCTGGAATCGGGTCGTCAGCTCCTGCCAGCCTTCATCCCGATCCTGCTGCCCTTCGCGATACTGATCGTTCCGCTCCTCGATTTTGCGCTCGCCGTGGTCCGTCGGCTCCGCGCCGGAAAGTCGCCGTTCTCGGCCGACCGGCAGCACCTGCACCACCGCCTGCTCGACATGGGCCATTCCCACTTCCATGCCGTGTTGATCTTCTACGCGTGGACGGCGGTCGTCGCGGTGGGCACACTCCTCTTCATGTTCGTGCCCTTCTGGTGGGCCCTCGCCTTCGTCGTCGCAGGCTTCACGCTGAGCGCCTGGTTCACACTCGCGCCCCTCACCAAACGCAAGGTGCTGGAGGCCGCCGTGCAAAATGCACGCCCCGGCTCAGACGTCCCTTTCGACCCGAGCTTCGACCCTCTTGATGCCGCTGCAGCCGAGGCAGAGCGCGCCCAGATTCCAACAGAAAGCGAACGTCCATGA
- a CDS encoding F0F1 ATP synthase subunit epsilon translates to MASLKVSIVSADSEVWTGTARMVVARTTEGEIGILPGHEPMLAILGAGAVRVTLEDGGNIAADAADGFLSVENDSITIVARHAALTNA, encoded by the coding sequence ATGGCCTCGCTCAAGGTGAGCATCGTCTCAGCCGACAGCGAAGTGTGGACCGGCACGGCTCGCATGGTTGTGGCACGCACGACGGAGGGTGAGATCGGTATCCTCCCCGGCCACGAGCCCATGCTTGCGATCCTTGGTGCAGGCGCTGTGCGGGTGACGCTCGAGGATGGTGGCAACATCGCCGCAGACGCGGCAGATGGCTTCCTCTCCGTCGAGAACGACAGCATCACGATCGTGGCGCGCCACGCGGCGCTCACGAACGCCTGA
- the atpB gene encoding F0F1 ATP synthase subunit A, whose translation MLIPTASEGDGFHPPTLDEFFPPAFLFEGTPFEMNRIMLIRLLMTAVLILLFWLALRRARVVPGRGQSIVEMAMGFVRTNIAEDILGRDLGRRFFPLLAAIFFGIFFINIAGIIPGLNIAGTSVIGLPLLIGLVSYVAFIYAGIKEVGAGKFFKNALVPAGVPWPLYILLTPIEFINIFLVRPLSLALRLLLNFMVGHILLVLCFSATHFFFFTADGWFPLIGVGTLAAGFIMTLIELAVSVLQAYVFTLLTTVYIQQAVAEEH comes from the coding sequence ATGTTAATCCCCACGGCTTCCGAGGGTGACGGGTTCCACCCCCCGACGCTTGACGAGTTCTTCCCGCCCGCATTCCTCTTCGAGGGCACGCCGTTCGAGATGAACCGCATCATGCTCATCCGTCTCCTGATGACGGCGGTGCTGATCCTTCTCTTCTGGCTCGCACTCCGGCGTGCTCGCGTCGTCCCGGGCCGCGGGCAGAGCATCGTCGAGATGGCGATGGGGTTCGTCCGCACGAACATTGCGGAGGACATCCTCGGCCGCGACCTCGGCCGTCGTTTCTTCCCGCTCCTCGCAGCGATCTTCTTCGGCATCTTCTTCATCAACATCGCCGGAATCATCCCGGGATTGAACATCGCGGGAACCTCGGTGATCGGCCTGCCGCTCCTGATCGGCCTGGTCTCCTACGTTGCCTTCATCTATGCGGGCATCAAAGAGGTTGGAGCTGGCAAGTTCTTCAAGAACGCGCTCGTGCCGGCCGGGGTGCCGTGGCCGCTCTACATCCTGCTGACACCCATCGAGTTCATCAACATCTTCCTCGTGAGGCCGCTCTCGCTGGCCCTCCGACTGCTGTTGAACTTCATGGTCGGCCACATCCTCCTGGTGCTGTGTTTCTCAGCGACCCACTTCTTCTTCTTCACCGCTGACGGATGGTTCCCGCTCATCGGGGTCGGCACGCTTGCGGCAGGGTTCATCATGACCCTCATCGAGCTGGCTGTCTCGGTGCTGCAGGCCTATGTCTTCACTCTTCTGACGACCGTCTACATCCAGCAGGCGGTTGCGGAGGAGCACTAG
- a CDS encoding glycoside hydrolase family 2 protein, whose protein sequence is MHASTTPESTPGEPLHPRPQLTREHWSSLDGEWDFAHDDTDIGLRESWFEPGTEFPRTIRVPFPPESEASGIGKTGFHPVVWYRRDLTADDLRNAGHGATRDRMLLHFGAVDYRATVWLDGRMLGTHEGGQSPFAFELPPAQVADILGGRAAALVVRAEDDPHDVGQPRGKQDWLEQPHVIWYHRTTGIWQPVWLEAVPLSSIRSVHWRSDLPAASVRLELELDSRPRDIHRVRLELSYEGERLAALEYETAEPRSTAWCTLPRQVNGQAYEHLLWSPEHPRLIDARVSLLDSTGAIVDVVDSYLGLRSLGEADGRFLLNDRPYYVRSVLSQGYWPESHLAAPSAEALRDEVALMKELGFNAARLHEKAEDPRMLYWADRLGLLVWGELGSPFEYSARSVERTTSEWMAIVDRDRSHPCIVTWVPTNESWGVQHIAHDSAQRHFAQALYHLTKALDPERLVVSNDGWEHVGSDLLTVHDYSASGEELRQRYGDAKAVTALAHAVGPAGRRMSVAPQREDTPVMVTEFGGVSFAPGDEKRTWGYSTAADEADFERRLRELFSALQSSSALAGFCYTQLTDTLQEANGLTDARRIPKLPAGTIAAIVRGHAN, encoded by the coding sequence ATGCACGCCAGCACCACACCGGAGTCCACCCCGGGCGAGCCGCTCCACCCCCGCCCGCAGCTCACGCGGGAGCACTGGTCGAGCCTCGACGGCGAGTGGGACTTCGCCCACGACGACACCGACATCGGCCTGCGCGAGTCGTGGTTCGAGCCCGGCACCGAGTTCCCGCGCACCATCCGGGTTCCCTTCCCGCCGGAGTCCGAGGCATCCGGCATCGGCAAGACCGGCTTCCATCCCGTCGTCTGGTACCGCCGTGACCTCACCGCCGACGACCTCCGCAACGCGGGGCACGGGGCGACGCGCGACCGCATGCTGCTGCACTTCGGCGCGGTCGACTACCGCGCGACGGTCTGGCTCGACGGCCGGATGCTTGGCACACACGAGGGAGGCCAGAGTCCCTTCGCGTTCGAGTTGCCCCCGGCACAGGTAGCCGACATCCTCGGCGGGCGTGCCGCCGCCCTCGTCGTGCGCGCTGAGGACGACCCCCACGATGTCGGCCAGCCCCGCGGCAAGCAGGACTGGCTCGAGCAGCCCCACGTCATCTGGTACCACCGCACGACCGGCATCTGGCAGCCTGTCTGGCTCGAGGCTGTTCCGCTGAGCAGCATCCGAAGCGTGCACTGGCGCAGCGACCTGCCCGCGGCGAGCGTGCGCCTCGAGCTCGAGCTCGACAGCCGACCACGCGACATCCATCGGGTACGACTGGAACTGAGCTACGAGGGTGAGCGACTCGCTGCGCTCGAGTACGAGACGGCGGAGCCCCGCAGCACCGCGTGGTGCACACTCCCCCGCCAGGTCAACGGCCAGGCCTACGAACACCTGCTGTGGTCGCCGGAACACCCCCGCTTGATCGACGCGCGCGTCAGCCTGCTCGATTCGACGGGCGCCATCGTCGACGTCGTCGACTCCTACCTTGGTCTGCGCAGCCTGGGCGAGGCCGATGGCCGCTTCCTGCTCAACGACCGCCCCTACTACGTGCGCTCGGTGCTCTCGCAGGGCTACTGGCCCGAGTCTCATCTCGCGGCCCCGAGCGCGGAGGCCTTGAGGGACGAGGTCGCCCTCATGAAAGAACTCGGCTTCAACGCCGCACGCCTGCATGAGAAGGCAGAAGACCCCAGGATGCTCTACTGGGCCGACCGCCTGGGATTGCTGGTCTGGGGCGAGCTGGGCAGTCCCTTCGAGTACTCCGCGCGCAGCGTCGAACGCACGACGAGCGAGTGGATGGCCATCGTGGATCGCGACCGCTCCCATCCCTGCATTGTCACGTGGGTGCCGACGAACGAGAGCTGGGGGGTCCAGCACATCGCCCACGACTCTGCCCAGCGCCACTTCGCACAGGCGCTCTACCACCTCACGAAGGCACTTGATCCGGAGCGGCTCGTCGTGAGCAACGACGGCTGGGAACACGTGGGCTCTGACCTGCTCACGGTGCACGACTACTCTGCCTCGGGCGAGGAGCTTCGCCAGCGCTATGGCGATGCTAAGGCGGTCACCGCGTTGGCTCACGCTGTCGGCCCAGCCGGGCGTCGGATGTCCGTGGCCCCACAGCGGGAAGATACTCCCGTCATGGTGACGGAGTTCGGGGGCGTCTCTTTCGCGCCGGGAGATGAGAAGCGGACGTGGGGGTACAGCACAGCAGCAGACGAGGCTGACTTCGAGAGACGCCTGCGAGAGCTCTTCTCCGCGCTACAGTCCAGCAGCGCGCTTGCCGGTTTCTGCTACACGCAACTCACCGACACCCTGCAGGAGGCCAACGGGCTGACGGATGCCCGCCGCATCCCCAAGCTGCCCGCAGGGACGATCGCGGCGATCGTGCGCGGCCACGCGAACTGA